In Sporosarcina psychrophila, a genomic segment contains:
- a CDS encoding fatty acid--CoA ligase family protein: MNLVTRVHETAMTQPEKAAYHFMGKDTSYAEFDQSVSMFASALQDLGVGKGDHVAFLLGNTPHFLISLYATMRIGATAIPVNPIYTPDEISYIIHNSDAKAVIALDLLLPLVEQAAGAFPTVEHYVICETVPETPEKIAALPAAVKSKVRSFTQLITTGRPNQEPVVVDENETAIILYTSGTTGQPKGAMLTHGNLYSNARDVADYLDFTEDDRVVATLPVFHVFALTVVVNAPLVKGATILLLPRFSPAEVFKVVKEQQATIFAAVPTMYNFLYQFPDADPSDFKSVRTTISGGSSLPVALLHNFEEKFNVRVSEGYGLSEASPVTCFNPTDRERIPGSIGTNIINVENKVVDELGNEVPDGEVGELIVRGPNVMKGYYKMPEETESAIRNGWLYTGDMAKRDENGYFYIVDRKKDLVIVGGYNVYPREVEEVLFAHRDIIEAAVIGLPDPDFGEEVHAFVVLKEGVKEDKEALIAYCAARLAKYKVPKQIEFLDELPKNTTGKILRRSLKDQVKI, encoded by the coding sequence ATGAATCTAGTTACGCGAGTACACGAAACTGCAATGACACAGCCTGAAAAAGCGGCTTATCACTTTATGGGGAAAGATACATCATATGCAGAATTCGATCAATCGGTATCCATGTTCGCATCTGCACTGCAAGACCTTGGCGTTGGCAAAGGGGATCACGTCGCATTTCTGCTAGGTAATACACCTCATTTCCTTATATCGCTTTACGCGACAATGCGAATTGGTGCAACAGCAATTCCGGTCAATCCAATTTACACGCCAGACGAAATTTCGTATATCATACATAACAGTGATGCGAAAGCAGTTATCGCGCTTGACCTTCTGCTGCCACTTGTTGAACAGGCTGCGGGCGCATTCCCAACTGTTGAGCATTATGTAATTTGCGAAACGGTTCCGGAAACACCAGAGAAAATCGCCGCACTTCCGGCTGCAGTGAAGTCGAAAGTCCGTTCATTCACACAACTCATTACTACAGGAAGACCTAATCAGGAACCCGTTGTTGTTGATGAAAATGAAACCGCTATCATTCTGTATACATCAGGTACGACGGGACAGCCAAAAGGCGCGATGCTGACACATGGTAACCTGTATTCAAACGCGCGTGATGTGGCGGATTACTTGGATTTCACGGAAGATGACCGTGTTGTAGCGACGCTGCCGGTATTCCATGTCTTCGCGCTTACAGTCGTTGTCAATGCACCACTAGTAAAAGGTGCAACGATTTTATTGCTACCGCGCTTTAGTCCAGCAGAAGTATTTAAAGTCGTGAAAGAACAGCAGGCGACTATTTTCGCGGCTGTGCCAACAATGTACAATTTCTTATACCAGTTCCCAGACGCTGATCCGAGCGATTTCAAATCTGTTCGAACTACAATTTCTGGGGGATCATCATTACCGGTCGCATTGCTGCATAATTTCGAAGAGAAATTCAATGTAAGGGTTTCTGAAGGATACGGCTTGTCTGAAGCATCACCCGTTACATGCTTTAATCCGACTGACCGCGAGCGTATTCCAGGTTCAATCGGGACGAATATCATCAATGTCGAAAACAAAGTCGTTGATGAATTGGGCAATGAAGTACCAGATGGGGAAGTCGGCGAATTAATCGTACGCGGACCGAACGTCATGAAAGGCTATTACAAAATGCCTGAAGAAACGGAGTCCGCTATCCGCAATGGCTGGTTGTACACGGGGGATATGGCGAAACGCGACGAAAATGGCTATTTCTACATTGTCGATCGTAAAAAGGATCTTGTTATCGTCGGAGGCTATAACGTTTATCCACGTGAAGTTGAAGAAGTATTATTCGCTCACCGTGACATCATTGAAGCGGCGGTCATTGGCTTACCTGATCCCGATTTCGGTGAAGAGGTCCATGCATTTGTTGTCTTAAAAGAGGGTGTCAAAGAGGACAAAGAAGCATTGATCGCATACTGTGCGGCTCGTTTGGCGAAATATAAGGTACCAAAACAAATCGAGTTTTTAGATGAACTGCCGAAAAACACGACTGGTAAAATATTGAGACGGTCATTGAAAGACCAAGTGAAAATCTAA
- a CDS encoding FtsX-like permease family protein, whose protein sequence is MTFRQFAYRNVIRNRRVYTAFFMASVFSVMVFFLYSMLLFHPSIENRFVQEIAIMGMGIAEIILYIFTVFFLFYSMRAFLQARSKEFGILLHLGMAKRQLNRLIFIETMIIGTASIVAGTILGFMFSKFFFMIIREIVLLPTLPLYLSWEPFALTIGAFMSLFIIISYVAPVFIRTGEVADLIQGDAGSRGAYGYSKARGYLGLLILALSYILAASTTNSVVTGLIFFLPPLATIGTFYFFTDSLPLLLHKLRNRKRLYWHHFWLLSISEGVVRLRENARMFFIVTIVSTVAFMSVGILASLTSFASQYHEMHPLGLVYKSESNNELERKHITQLVDELKAEQIDYSLVRFQVLEQTSTFTKNPVAILKLSNVNILAQSFGYQIIDMEKGEAVFLPPSASSYDQLKDRTVTTLLKESDVHVKIDGAYPYHLFSSYSIAMNAIVLNDADYELVLEKGLTQGDKSFSYYAFHVPDWQKTQEIGLSIDAKVSESFLAGGSDDLLYSFENPGLNYSVIRTTFSLLLFIGLLLAAVFFLAAGSFIYFRLYTSLESDRKQFDVLRRMGITDREFKKIVNRQLIPQFFFPWGVAFVHSSFAFLSLQVIWDALAEISIVKELVLVLVGFTLMQIFYFYLIRWRYLAHIKASA, encoded by the coding sequence ATGACCTTTCGTCAATTCGCTTACCGTAATGTTATTCGAAATAGACGTGTTTACACTGCATTTTTCATGGCAAGCGTTTTCTCCGTTATGGTGTTTTTCCTTTATTCCATGTTGTTGTTTCATCCATCCATAGAAAATCGGTTTGTTCAAGAAATTGCCATAATGGGTATGGGAATCGCAGAAATTATATTGTATATTTTCACTGTTTTTTTCCTGTTTTATTCGATGCGGGCATTTCTTCAGGCGAGGTCGAAGGAATTCGGCATTTTGCTGCATTTAGGGATGGCGAAGCGACAATTGAACCGCCTTATATTCATTGAGACAATGATTATAGGAACGGCATCTATTGTTGCAGGGACTATTCTTGGATTTATGTTTTCAAAATTCTTTTTTATGATTATACGGGAAATCGTTCTGTTGCCAACTTTGCCCCTCTATTTATCATGGGAACCATTTGCACTGACAATTGGTGCTTTCATGAGTCTGTTTATAATCATTTCGTATGTGGCTCCGGTGTTCATTCGGACCGGTGAGGTGGCCGATCTCATACAAGGAGATGCAGGAAGTCGAGGGGCGTACGGCTATTCAAAAGCACGTGGCTATCTGGGATTACTGATTCTTGCATTGTCCTATATCCTGGCTGCATCGACAACGAATTCCGTCGTAACCGGCCTGATCTTTTTCTTGCCACCGCTTGCAACAATAGGGACCTTTTACTTTTTCACGGATTCCTTACCTTTGCTCCTTCATAAGCTTCGCAATCGAAAAAGATTGTATTGGCATCATTTTTGGTTGCTGTCAATATCTGAAGGTGTCGTGCGGCTGCGTGAAAATGCGCGCATGTTTTTCATCGTGACAATCGTATCGACTGTAGCGTTCATGTCAGTTGGCATACTTGCATCGCTTACTTCTTTTGCTTCCCAGTACCATGAAATGCATCCGTTAGGTCTTGTTTACAAAAGTGAATCTAACAATGAACTTGAAAGGAAGCATATTACACAGCTCGTCGACGAACTGAAAGCAGAGCAGATCGATTATTCACTTGTTCGGTTCCAGGTGTTGGAACAGACTTCGACGTTCACCAAGAACCCCGTTGCGATACTGAAGCTATCCAATGTGAATATACTTGCTCAGTCGTTTGGTTATCAAATTATTGACATGGAAAAAGGCGAAGCCGTTTTCCTACCTCCTTCCGCTTCATCGTATGACCAGCTGAAGGATCGAACTGTGACAACGCTACTCAAAGAAAGTGATGTCCACGTTAAGATAGATGGGGCGTATCCTTATCATTTATTTTCTTCGTACTCGATTGCAATGAATGCGATCGTATTGAATGATGCGGATTATGAATTGGTACTCGAAAAGGGATTAACACAGGGGGATAAGTCATTTTCCTACTATGCATTCCATGTTCCTGATTGGCAAAAAACACAGGAAATTGGCTTGTCCATCGATGCCAAGGTTTCGGAATCATTTCTTGCGGGGGGATCCGATGATTTACTATATTCATTTGAAAATCCGGGCTTGAATTATTCGGTCATTCGCACGACATTTTCACTGTTATTGTTCATCGGCTTACTTTTGGCGGCCGTATTTTTCCTAGCGGCAGGAAGTTTCATCTACTTCAGACTGTATACATCGCTCGAAAGTGATCGTAAACAGTTCGATGTTTTACGACGTATGGGAATCACGGATCGCGAGTTCAAGAAAATTGTCAATCGGCAATTAATCCCGCAGTTTTTCTTCCCATGGGGAGTTGCATTTGTTCATAGTTCATTTGCATTTCTGTCTTTACAAGTAATTTGGGATGCACTGGCGGAAATTTCAATTGTAAAAGAACTAGTTCTCGTACTTGTCGGATTTACGCTAATGCAAATCTTTTATTTCTATTTAATCCGCTGGCGCTATCTTGCGCATATTAAAGCATCGGCGTGA
- a CDS encoding ABC transporter ATP-binding protein, with protein MHRALNRLDFEVEEGEFVAVMGPSGSGKTTLLNLISTITLPTYGRLMINGIEPEALKQNDLALFRRRNLGFVFQDINLLQMLTVEENLVLPLTLDGLSVPEMERRIAETAARLDLIDILKRRPDELSGGQAQRTAIGRALIHKPKIILADEPTGNLDSKSAKDVLELLSHINKSEKTTVVMVTHDPIAASYCDRVLFIKDGEFFNEIYKDERRQTFFQRILNVLSLLGGDVHDLSSIRLP; from the coding sequence ATGCACCGAGCGTTGAACCGTCTTGATTTTGAAGTGGAGGAAGGCGAGTTCGTCGCGGTCATGGGCCCTTCCGGAAGCGGAAAAACAACTTTGCTGAACTTGATTTCGACGATTACTTTACCGACATATGGACGCCTGATGATAAATGGAATCGAGCCAGAAGCGCTCAAACAAAACGACCTAGCATTATTCAGACGGCGCAATCTCGGCTTCGTTTTTCAAGATATTAATCTGCTTCAAATGCTGACAGTAGAAGAGAATCTCGTTTTACCGCTGACCCTTGATGGCTTATCAGTTCCTGAAATGGAAAGACGTATTGCAGAAACTGCAGCACGTCTTGATTTGATAGATATTCTAAAACGTAGGCCCGACGAATTATCGGGGGGACAAGCGCAACGAACGGCGATTGGGCGGGCACTTATTCATAAACCCAAAATCATTCTTGCTGATGAACCAACTGGTAATCTCGATTCGAAGTCCGCGAAAGATGTGCTCGAATTGCTAAGCCATATTAATAAAAGTGAAAAAACAACTGTCGTTATGGTGACGCATGATCCGATTGCCGCCAGTTATTGTGACCGTGTGCTATTCATCAAGGACGGCGAATTTTTCAATGAAATCTATAAAGATGAAAGACGTCAAACATTTTTCCAACGTATTTTGAACGTCTTGTCTCTTCTCGGGGGGGATGTCCATGACCTTTCGTCAATTCGCTTACCGTAA
- a CDS encoding sensor histidine kinase, with protein sequence MKKLSLFLREHLSFLAFQLILILFIMLLYWLDGFRNFNTAIYSISMSMLLTSGYLLGKFIMRRSFYDAITRKPEKMEDALIRFAQAPEHRQTTEFTRELYRLYQNEVQRLYAAQHRQLHFMNQWVHQMKTPISVMGLLLQEKDDLDRDSITEEVDKIRRGLDSVLVNARLETFEQDMQIERIDLKKLVQEIVTEHKRLFITNGVFPVISIDDNFVVATDVKWMKIVIGQFITNAVKYTFDEGKKVHLIASCTGNGLKLQIRDEGIGIPSSDLKRVTKAFFTGENGRLTGESTGMGLYIASEVCNRLGHPLSIESEKGIGTTVTVLFENGEAGETGESEHNRGTDGSDENL encoded by the coding sequence ATGAAAAAACTAAGCCTTTTTCTAAGAGAACATCTATCTTTCCTCGCTTTTCAACTAATTCTTATATTGTTCATTATGTTGCTGTATTGGTTGGATGGTTTCCGCAATTTCAACACGGCTATCTATTCAATCAGTATGAGTATGTTGTTGACCAGCGGCTATTTATTAGGGAAGTTTATTATGAGGCGTTCATTTTACGACGCGATTACGCGCAAGCCAGAAAAGATGGAAGATGCACTGATCCGATTTGCACAAGCGCCAGAGCATCGGCAAACGACTGAATTTACACGTGAATTGTACCGACTGTATCAAAACGAAGTGCAACGCTTGTATGCAGCTCAACATCGCCAACTCCACTTCATGAATCAGTGGGTCCATCAGATGAAAACACCGATTTCTGTTATGGGACTTTTACTGCAGGAAAAAGATGATCTCGACCGTGACAGTATCACTGAAGAGGTTGACAAAATACGGCGTGGGCTCGATTCGGTACTTGTCAATGCACGGCTCGAAACGTTTGAACAAGATATGCAGATCGAGCGCATTGATTTGAAAAAACTAGTACAAGAAATCGTGACGGAACATAAGCGGCTGTTCATCACCAATGGCGTATTCCCAGTTATTTCAATCGATGACAACTTCGTTGTTGCCACGGATGTGAAGTGGATGAAAATCGTCATCGGGCAGTTCATTACGAATGCGGTGAAATATACGTTCGACGAGGGAAAGAAAGTCCATTTAATAGCGTCTTGTACAGGGAATGGACTGAAATTGCAAATTCGAGATGAAGGGATTGGTATCCCATCTTCGGATTTGAAGCGAGTTACCAAGGCTTTCTTCACTGGTGAAAATGGTCGACTAACTGGCGAATCAACAGGAATGGGACTTTATATTGCATCAGAAGTATGCAATCGGTTAGGTCATCCACTGTCAATTGAATCTGAAAAAGGAATCGGGACAACGGTGACAGTACTATTTGAAAATGGAGAGGCAGGTGAGACGGGTGAATCGGAACACAATCGTGGAACTGACGGAAGTGACGAAAATTTATGA
- a CDS encoding response regulator transcription factor has translation MENHRIFIVEDDKKIAQLLADTLRKYQYDVAIVEDFDQVTKESLAFDPHLILLDINLPSYDGYYWCRQLRQHTTCPILFISARSGDMDQVFALENGGDDFITKPFHYEIVLAKIRSHLRRTFGEYAPNQSERTVKIGALHLYIERMELHIRENSVPLQKKECVILELLMDAAPKVVSREKLLEELWDDQSFVDENTLNVNMTRVRKKLADYAIKSSIETVRGAGYRFLLAPEES, from the coding sequence ATGGAAAACCATCGTATATTCATAGTTGAAGATGATAAGAAAATCGCACAACTGTTAGCAGACACGCTCCGGAAATACCAATACGACGTTGCAATCGTCGAAGATTTTGACCAAGTTACTAAGGAAAGCCTCGCGTTTGATCCACATCTCATTTTGCTTGATATCAATCTGCCTTCTTATGACGGCTATTATTGGTGCCGTCAGCTTCGTCAACATACGACGTGTCCTATCTTATTTATTTCTGCACGTTCAGGTGACATGGACCAAGTATTTGCGCTAGAAAATGGTGGAGATGATTTCATCACGAAACCATTCCATTATGAAATCGTCCTTGCTAAGATAAGAAGCCATTTACGTAGAACATTTGGCGAATACGCACCTAACCAATCAGAACGGACCGTGAAAATTGGTGCACTTCATTTATATATCGAACGGATGGAACTGCATATTCGTGAAAATAGTGTACCCCTTCAGAAAAAAGAATGCGTCATCCTTGAGTTGCTGATGGATGCAGCGCCGAAAGTTGTGTCGCGGGAAAAACTGCTTGAAGAACTCTGGGATGATCAGTCATTTGTTGATGAAAATACATTAAACGTTAATATGACCAGAGTACGTAAGAAACTGGCTGATTATGCTATTAAATCTTCAATCGAAACCGTGCGTGGCGCGGGATATCGCTTCTTATTAGCGCCGGAAGAATCATGA
- a CDS encoding lipoate--protein ligase yields the protein MYFIDNKGITDPHINLAIEEYVLKNMDIDKDSFLLFYINEPSIIIGKNQNTIEEIDTEYVEANGIHVVRRLSGGGAVYHDLGNLNYSFLTKDDGESFRNFKKVTEPVVQALAEMGVKAELLGRNDILVEGRKVSGNAQFSTNGRMFSHGTLMFDTEIERVVSALKVRKDKIESKGIKSIRSRVANISEFLNDSMTIEQFRMEILKSIFGGEEKIQYLELTDEDWTNIHKLSAERYANWDWNYGKSPKFNMQHSHRFPVGGIDVRIQVKKGIMEDVNIFGDFFGVGEVTVIEESLKGIQYERQAISEALAPIDIPTYLGGITKEEFLQLIY from the coding sequence ATGTATTTCATTGATAATAAAGGAATTACAGATCCGCATATCAACTTGGCGATAGAGGAATACGTCCTCAAGAATATGGATATCGACAAAGATTCGTTTTTGCTGTTCTATATTAACGAACCTTCTATCATCATCGGTAAAAATCAGAACACGATTGAAGAGATTGATACAGAATATGTGGAAGCAAATGGTATTCATGTTGTTAGACGATTGTCCGGCGGGGGAGCAGTCTACCACGATTTAGGCAACTTGAATTACAGTTTCCTAACAAAAGACGATGGCGAATCGTTCCGCAACTTCAAAAAGGTGACAGAGCCTGTCGTTCAGGCGTTGGCAGAAATGGGTGTCAAAGCAGAGTTACTCGGCCGCAATGACATTCTTGTTGAGGGTCGTAAAGTTTCAGGGAACGCACAGTTTTCAACGAATGGTCGTATGTTTAGCCACGGAACACTGATGTTCGATACCGAAATAGAACGTGTTGTTTCAGCATTAAAAGTACGTAAAGATAAAATTGAATCAAAAGGGATTAAATCAATCCGTAGTCGTGTCGCGAATATTTCCGAATTCCTGAATGACTCAATGACAATTGAACAGTTCCGTATGGAAATACTGAAATCGATTTTTGGTGGAGAAGAAAAAATTCAGTATCTAGAGTTGACGGATGAAGATTGGACGAATATCCATAAACTTTCTGCGGAGCGTTATGCAAACTGGGATTGGAATTACGGCAAATCACCGAAGTTCAATATGCAGCATTCACACAGATTCCCAGTAGGCGGCATCGACGTCCGTATCCAAGTGAAAAAAGGAATCATGGAAGACGTCAACATTTTCGGCGACTTTTTCGGTGTCGGAGAAGTGACAGTTATCGAGGAAAGCTTGAAAGGTATCCAGTATGAGAGACAGGCAATTAGCGAAGCGCTCGCACCAATTGACATTCCGACATATCTAGGCGGCATTACGAAAGAAGAGTTCCTTCAATTGATTTATTGA
- the yhfH gene encoding protein YhfH, producing the protein MIENVIEFFKKLPAKTCTSCGSEIDEQHECYSNKCDNCNIL; encoded by the coding sequence ATGATTGAGAATGTCATCGAGTTTTTCAAAAAACTACCTGCTAAAACTTGTACATCATGCGGGAGTGAAATCGACGAGCAACATGAATGCTACAGTAACAAATGTGATAACTGCAACATCTTGTAA
- the yhfH gene encoding protein YhfH, with amino-acid sequence MIENVLEFFKNLPAKVCTSCGNEIEEQHECYGNKCDACNTV; translated from the coding sequence ATGATTGAAAACGTACTTGAGTTTTTTAAAAACCTACCTGCTAAAGTTTGTACGTCATGCGGCAATGAAATCGAAGAACAACATGAGTGTTACGGCAATAAATGCGATGCCTGCAATACAGTATAA
- the yhfH gene encoding protein YhfH, protein MLENVIEFFKNLPAKVCTVCGKEIEEQHECYGNKCDDCNIL, encoded by the coding sequence ATGCTTGAAAATGTAATTGAGTTTTTCAAAAACCTACCCGCTAAAGTTTGCACGGTTTGCGGAAAAGAAATCGAAGAGCAGCATGAATGCTACGGCAACAAATGTGACGACTGCAATATCCTGTGA
- a CDS encoding glycerophosphodiester phosphodiesterase family protein, translating into MKKYTWGILCAVLLLTGCSKGEAENGPMPSEDFLIIAHRGASAYVPENTLASFDLAEELAADYIELDIHLTKDGQLAVMHDADVSGTTEANGKISGLTLSELKELSVNFRHKDEDKKAVNGPSEEYAVPTLGEVFGQFGDNMNFIIELKDPEDYPGIEEKLVDTLKQYDMIGFDKDRHPKVAIQSFSKKGLKRVYELNQDIPLLKLISFDDDEEAKLSKKELDELLTYASGLGVSYEALTVPFIKKMHEKGLSVYAYTIIDAETALKMMAIGANGIHTDRPDILDK; encoded by the coding sequence ATGAAAAAGTATACATGGGGAATATTGTGTGCGGTGCTGTTATTGACGGGCTGTAGCAAAGGCGAGGCGGAAAACGGACCAATGCCAAGCGAAGATTTCCTCATTATCGCACATCGCGGCGCGTCAGCTTACGTGCCGGAAAACACACTTGCTTCTTTTGATTTGGCAGAAGAACTTGCTGCCGACTATATTGAACTTGATATTCATCTGACCAAAGACGGCCAACTTGCGGTTATGCATGACGCGGATGTATCTGGTACAACCGAAGCTAATGGCAAAATCAGTGGATTGACACTTAGTGAGCTGAAGGAGTTATCCGTTAACTTTCGGCACAAGGATGAAGACAAGAAAGCTGTAAATGGCCCATCAGAAGAATATGCAGTTCCTACACTGGGTGAAGTATTCGGTCAATTTGGGGACAATATGAATTTCATCATTGAGTTGAAAGATCCAGAAGACTATCCTGGGATCGAAGAAAAACTGGTTGATACATTGAAGCAATACGACATGATTGGGTTTGATAAAGATAGACATCCTAAAGTAGCAATCCAATCATTCAGTAAAAAAGGATTAAAACGCGTTTACGAATTAAATCAAGATATCCCGCTTCTAAAACTCATTTCATTTGATGATGATGAAGAGGCGAAACTGTCGAAAAAAGAATTAGATGAGCTTTTGACATATGCATCTGGACTGGGAGTTAGTTATGAAGCACTAACGGTCCCATTTATAAAGAAAATGCATGAAAAAGGACTATCCGTTTATGCGTATACTATTATTGATGCTGAAACTGCATTAAAAATGATGGCCATCGGTGCAAATGGCATACACACAGATCGTCCCGACATACTAGACAAATAA
- the hemY gene encoding protoporphyrinogen oxidase, with protein sequence MSGQNKKVVIVGGGITGLSAAFYMQKEAREKGLPLDVILVEASNRLGGKIQTVRRNGFIIERGPDSFLIRKKSMGVLAQDLGIEGELVKNATGQAYVLVGGELHPIPGGSVMGIPTEIGPFLKTGLFSLSGKLRAAGDFVLPRSNIKGDQSLGGFFRRRFGGEIVENLIEPLLSGVYAGDIDHMSLESTFPQFYAVEKKHRSLILGMKKTTPKQLPQKDGHGAKKEGVFHTFRNGLETIVEAIEQQLEPGSVMKGVRIDAIEAPGMVGEKTILEMNDGRKIEADAVILTTGHEMAGRLFAPHGLLQDLREIPTTSVATVALAFPEEHVVQDKEGTGFLVSRSSDYSITACTWTHRKWPTTTPAGKVLIRAFVGRVGDEAIVDLPDAEIEKIVLADLGRVMNITGKPDFTVITRWKKDRPQYRVGHKQRIAAARAELESKFPQVKLAGASYNGVGLPDCIDQGRAAVKEVLEDLFD encoded by the coding sequence ATGAGCGGACAAAACAAGAAAGTCGTTATTGTCGGCGGAGGGATTACGGGCCTCTCCGCGGCATTTTATATGCAGAAAGAAGCGCGTGAAAAAGGCTTACCTCTAGATGTCATACTTGTCGAGGCGTCAAATCGACTTGGTGGCAAAATCCAGACAGTCCGGCGTAACGGTTTTATCATCGAGCGTGGTCCGGATTCATTTCTTATACGGAAAAAAAGCATGGGAGTCCTTGCACAAGACCTTGGAATCGAAGGGGAGCTTGTGAAAAACGCGACAGGGCAAGCATACGTGCTTGTCGGTGGCGAGTTGCATCCAATTCCAGGCGGTTCTGTTATGGGTATCCCGACAGAAATTGGTCCATTCTTGAAAACGGGACTGTTTTCGTTGTCAGGCAAATTGCGTGCAGCGGGCGATTTCGTCCTCCCACGCTCAAACATCAAAGGGGATCAGTCACTCGGTGGATTTTTCCGCAGACGTTTTGGCGGAGAAATTGTTGAGAACTTGATTGAACCGTTGTTATCTGGCGTATACGCAGGCGATATTGACCACATGAGTTTGGAATCTACATTCCCACAGTTCTACGCAGTGGAAAAGAAACATCGAAGTCTGATTCTCGGGATGAAAAAAACGACACCGAAACAACTACCGCAGAAAGACGGACATGGCGCTAAGAAAGAAGGCGTTTTCCACACGTTCCGTAACGGACTTGAAACAATTGTTGAAGCAATTGAACAACAACTTGAACCAGGTTCCGTCATGAAAGGTGTTCGGATCGATGCAATTGAGGCGCCAGGAATGGTCGGAGAAAAGACTATACTTGAAATGAATGACGGCCGTAAAATAGAAGCAGATGCAGTTATACTTACAACTGGGCATGAGATGGCGGGTCGCTTATTTGCTCCGCACGGATTATTGCAAGATTTAAGAGAAATACCAACAACGTCTGTTGCGACAGTGGCACTTGCTTTTCCGGAGGAACATGTCGTACAGGACAAAGAAGGAACCGGTTTTCTTGTCTCAAGAAGCAGCGATTATTCAATCACGGCGTGCACGTGGACACACCGGAAATGGCCGACGACAACACCTGCTGGAAAAGTACTTATCCGTGCCTTCGTAGGTCGCGTAGGTGATGAAGCGATTGTTGATTTACCAGATGCTGAAATTGAGAAAATCGTTCTTGCTGATCTTGGCAGGGTTATGAATATAACAGGAAAACCGGATTTCACGGTTATTACCCGTTGGAAAAAAGACCGCCCGCAATACCGGGTTGGTCACAAACAGCGGATTGCAGCAGCCCGCGCAGAACTGGAATCGAAGTTCCCACAAGTAAAACTCGCCGGTGCCTCTTATAATGGAGTCGGATTACCCGATTGTATTGATCAGGGAAGAGCGGCAGTGAAAGAAGTATTGGAAGATTTATTTGACTGA